Proteins from a genomic interval of Panthera tigris isolate Pti1 chromosome A2, P.tigris_Pti1_mat1.1, whole genome shotgun sequence:
- the TEX47 gene encoding testis-expressed protein 47, translating to MSFSGHAQKTSKRTFPMESVLMPQVPRGNYLHLQEEKQRLQLKKFLLHRMFLVAKITANTEKKNIADYYEQVLQSTLKLHIGEAVTGFLLIYPTSILHILESSSDMLYQILLDHLDQTKNDTEFFIQGMKIIVVSHNIPTRLFMQWHVSEIKAPVMYLDDVTQTQSLEEVITEFLTQTHKLAIHLLKTVKVSAKGPGDNLHQLAPELLIPEQIIKYLYKSEEFMDPEAFLNMYNKPIHITLDSEVVWPAPSHF from the coding sequence ATGTCCTTCTCAGGCCATGCCCAAAAGACTAGCAAAAGGACTTTTCCAATGGAATCTGTTCTAATGCCCCAAGTTCCACGTGGCAATTACTTGCATCTtcaggaagagaagcaaagaCTACAGCTCAAGAAATTCCTTCTTCATAGGATGTTTCTTGTGGCCAAGATAAcagcaaacacagaaaaaaaaaatattgctgacTACTATGAACAAGTGCTTCAGTCAACTTTAAAACTTCACATAGGAGAAGCAGTGACAGGGTTTTTGCTCATCTATCCTACTTCTATTCTGCATATCCTTGAGTCCTCCAGTGATATGCTTTACCAAATTCTTTTAGATCATCTTGACCAGACAAAGAATGATACAGAATTTTTTATCCAAGGGATGAAAATTATAGTTGTGTCCCATAACATCCCGACAAGACTCTTCATGCAATGGCATGTATCAGAAATAAAAGCTCCAGTCATGTATCTCGATGATGTCACACAGACACAGTCCCTAGAAGAGGTCATCACCGAGTTTCTCACCCAGACTCACAAACTGGCAATTCACCTTTTAAAGACTGTGAAAGTGAGTGCTAAAGGACCAGGGGATAACTTGCACCAACTAGCACCCGAATTGCTCATCCCAGAACAAATAATAAAGTACTTGTACAAATCTGAAGAATTCATGGATCCAGAAGCTTTCCTAAACATGTATAATAAACCCATACATATCACTTTGGATTCTGAGGTGGTATGGCCTGCTCCTTCCCATTTCTAG